A part of Emys orbicularis isolate rEmyOrb1 chromosome 13, rEmyOrb1.hap1, whole genome shotgun sequence genomic DNA contains:
- the CCHCR1 gene encoding coiled-coil alpha-helical rod protein 1, whose translation MDKREESRGLLDPPAAFGAPRLPGPRGLIPPSHFQSRSAPPLAASGAAPWRAGPPCWQPQELTELRQENQRLRDELHRWAAGGARAPRGRAGAETEEPGARTRSLDREAEPPAARHALAISQQAELISHQLHEIQRLEAELAGLRAAALQQEATVAARESTVACLQGELEQLRGRSQAENKALRAELEEQKRRGQAEVTALKAELEELRRRGQAETNALRAELEELRRRGQAEADALRAELEVAAEQHQQELAVARGELQAALEEGKAQTQRATERLQGALGEHQAELSRLCVAHGAEVGSLRQRALQLEQELEARARERQSLQEQLSTAQAELASQQALLQQLRTYMGEQGSGLGPERQQLLGQVQCLEGERDALRTTAELLQLRLASLSDILALQELELTRKPCDPLQPELAQKSQSLLSRWREKVFALMVQLRSQELGHVDATNLLQRKVSELQGEVESRDQKVALLLHSLQDKIAEADMERVNNKTLRAELSHREDSGQRLQRRAEAAEGALRGLVEIVRRLHQQVGGQEAELKAAASNLAGLGNRVTFAAKRVDTIQGLVSRKVALARLQRDEQPKAAGSENNGPSHEALRAELALLHQERDRLVAELKKGAQILEQQVAEAREKAELELREATRSLQGALEEKEAAERERRQQQGQLEGAQRELRESLEEAEGLRRELAGLRPEYERALQEKVTEVETRLRQDLSELEQRLSEARREQTKAVVALRQAERQAARDRARSQELARLQEEAKREETGRLGTRLQALERDKNLLMATLRQEGLLAQYKRNRLVARRDPGEPVGTGQQPPLGKRGARPPSKETLAAVLDDLQSLSTALLREEDEETPPGEEGSAEDEEGPP comes from the exons ATGGACAAAAGGGAAGAATCCAGGGGTCTCCTGGACCCACCGGCCGCCTTCGGAGCCCCCAGACTCCCCG GTCCTAGGGGGCTGATCCCTCCCTCCCATTTCCAGAGCCGGTCAGCGCCTCCCCTGGCTGCTTCTGGAGCGGcgccctggagggccgggccgccctgctggcagccccaggaGCTCACGGAGCTGAGGCAGGAGAACCAGCGCCTCCGAGATGAGCTGCACagatgggcagcagggggcgccagggcacccagggggagggcaggagcggAAACGGAGGAGCCTGGAGCTAGGACCAG gtCCCTGGACAGGGAagcggagcccccagctgcccgtCACGCCCTGGCCATATCCCAGCAGGCCGAGCTCATTTCCCACCAGCTCCACGAGATCCAGCGGCTGGAGGCGGAGCTAGCTGGGCTCCGAGCTGCCGCCCTCCAGCAGGAGGCCACGGTGGCCGCCAGGGAAAGCACCGTGGCCTGTCTGCagggggagctggagcagctgagggggaggagccaggctgAGAACAAGGCCCTGAGGGCAGAGCTAGAGGAGcagaagaggcgtggccaggcagaaGTTACTGCCCTGAAGGCAGAGTTGGAAGAGCTGAGGAGGCGTGGCCAAGCAGAAACTAATGCCCTGAGGGCGGAGCTAGAGGAGCTGAGGAGGCGTGGCCAAGCAGAAGCTGATGCCCTGAGGGCGGAGCTAGAAGTGGCCGCTGAGCAGCACCAGCAGGAGCTGGCGGTGGCgcggggggagctgcaggcggcgcTGGAGGAAGGGAAGGCCCAGACCCAGAGGGCGACAGAgcgcctgcagggggcgctgggggagCACCAGGCTGAG ctctcccgtCTCTGCGTggcccatggggctgaagtcGGCTCCCTGCGGCAGCGggccctgcagctggagcaggagctggaggCGAGGGCACGGGAGCGCCAGAGCCTGCAGGAGCAGCTCAG CACGGCCCAGGCGGAGCTGGCCTCCCAGCAggctctgctgcagcagctgcggACCTacatgggggagcaggggagcggGCTGGGCCCCGAGAGGCAGCAGCTACTCGGCCAGGTGCAG TGCCTAGAAGGGGAGCGCGACGCCCTGAGGACGACGGCGGAGCTGCTGCAGCTCAGACTGGCCTCGCTCAGCGACATCCTGGCCCTGCAGGAGCTGGAGCTGACCAGGAAG ccctgtgACCCCCTGCAGCCCGAGCTGGCCCAGAAGAGCCAGTCCCTGCTGAGCCGCTGGCGGGAGAAGGTCTTTGCCCTCATGGTGCAGCTCAGATCCCAGGAGCTTGGCCACGTGGACGCCACCAAcctgctccagaggaag GTCTCAGAGCTGCAGGGCGAAGTGGAGTCGAGGGACCAGAAGGTGGCGCTGCTGCTTCACAGTCTTCAGGATAAGATAGCTGAGGCCGACATGGAACGAGTGAACAACAAG ACGCTCCGGGCTGAGCTGTCCCACCGAGAGGACTCAGGGCAGCGTCTCCAGCGCCGGGCGGAAGCGGCCGAGGGCGCCTTGCGGGGTCTTGTGGAGATCGTGAGGAG GCTCCATCagcaggttggggggcaggaggcggaGCTGAAGGCGGCCGCATCGAACCTGGCGGGGCTGGGAAACCGAGTCACCTTCGCCGCCAAGAGAGTCGACACCATCCAAG GGCTGGTGTCTCGTAAAGTGGCCCTGGCTCGACTGCAGAGAGACGAGCAGCCCAAGGCTGCTGGCTCGGAGAACAACGG cccGTCCCACGAGGCTCTCCGGGCCGAGCTGGCCCTGCTGCACCAGGAGCGGGACCGTCTGGTGGCCGAGCTGAAGAAGGGGGCCCAGATCCTCGAGCAGCAGGTGGCCGAAGCCCGGGAGAAAG CGGAGCTGGAGCTGCGGGAGGCGACGCggagcctgcagggggcgctggaggagaaggaggcagcGGAGCGggagcggcggcagcagcaggggcagctggagggggcGCAGCGGGAGCTGCGGGAGAGCCTGGAGGAGGCTGAGGGGCTGAGACGGGAACTGGCTGGGCTGCGGCCTGAATATGAGAGAG CCCTACAGGAGAAGGTGACGGAGGTGGAGACGCGGCTGCGTCAGGATCTCTCGGAGCTGGAGCAGAGGCTCAGCGAGGCCCGAAGGGAGCAGACAAAGGCCG TGGTGGCCCTGCGTCAGGCCGAGCGCCAGGCGGCCCGGGACAGAGCCAGGAGCCAGGAGCTGGCGCGGCTGCAGGAGGAAGCCAAGCGGGAGGAGACTGGCCGGCTGGGGACGCGGCTCCAGGCGCTGGAGAGAGACAAGAACCTGCTGATG GCCACGCTGCGGCAGGAGGGGCTCCTGGCCCAGTACAAGCGGAACCGGCTGGTGGCCCGGCGGGACCCAGGGGAGCCAGTAGGgaccggccagcagccaccgctgggGAAACGGGGAGCCCGGCCTCCCTCCAAAG AGACCCTGGCCGCGGTGCTGGACGACCTGCAGAGCCTCAGCACGGCCCTCCTGCGGGAGGAGGACG